The sequence TCACGTTTGCCACATCGCCAAGACGCAGGCGGCTGCCGTCCGGACGCGTCCACAGGACCAGATCCTCATACTCGTTGCCGCGGTAGGCCTGACCGATCGTCCGCAGCAGGATTTCGCCACCGTCGGTGCGAACGGAGCCGCCCGGGAGATCGAGCGACGATCGCCGCACCGCGTCCGCCACCTGGTCGAACGTCATGCCGTGCCGGCGCAGGGCCACTTCGGAGACTTCGATCGAGATCTCGTAAGGCGGCGCGCTGACCAGGTCGACCTGCGTAATGCTGGGCAGGGCCGACAACTCGTCCCGAACCTCCTCGCCGACCCCTTTGAGGGCGAAGATGTCCATCTGGCCGGCGATGGAGATGTCCACCACCTGGTTGCGCGCCAGCAACTCGCGGATGATTGGCTCTTCGGTCTCGAGCGGAAACGTCGTGATCGCGTCGACGTTGTTCTTGACCTCGTCGACCACCCGGCGGGAGTCGGCGCCGAGCTCGAGCTCGACGATGACCGACGCGCTGCCCTCGGAGGCGGTCGACACAATCTGCTTGATGCCGTCGATGCCCTGAATCGCCTCCTCGATCCGAAGTACGACCCCTTCCTCCACCTCTTCCGGGGCGGCTCCGAGGTAGGGCACCTGTATGCTGATGCGGTCGAGGTCCACTTCCGGAAAAACCTCTTCCGTAACCGCGGTAGTGGCGATAAGGCCGCTCGTGATGATGAAGACCATCATCAGATTGGCGGCGACGGGGTTTCGGGCGAACCAGGCGATTCCGCCGCTCTTCATGCCTGCCCCCCATCCCGACGCGGAGCGGCGGCATCCGCGCCTCCGCCGCTGGCCCGCCCCGCCTCGCTGGCTAGCGCGTCTCGCACGCTGTCGGCCATCGCGTCCGCGACGCGCTCCTGAAGATCGGCCAGTGCCTCAACCGTGCCGTCGACCTTGACGGCCGAGATGACCGCGCCGTTACGCGCGTCGGTCAGTCGCGCCGTCACGCGGAGCATGGACCCGATGCGCTGGATGCCGCCACCAACCACCCACATCGCGTCGTCGCCACCCGCGATCACCCCGACCCCGGGCAGCGCCGCGAGTCGCGCCGTCACCGCCTCCGTGATGACGACACCGAGGTCCACGTCCAGTCCCGCCTCTCGACCCGAGCTCAGGTCATCGAACGGCAACACCGAGAGCGCGCTGATCGATGCTGCGGCCCGCCGCCGGTCTCGCGCCGTGTCCCTTGGCGCAGCAGGAACAGTCTCCGCGCGGGCCGCCACCTCTCCCGGGTCGACGGACCGATCAACGGACGGAGCTTCTCGTGCGGATGCGGATGCCCGTTCGTTCCTCGCTGGACGGCCGTTTGCTCCGGCCGGCGGGGTCTCATCCAGGATCGCTTCCAGCCATTGCGGCAGTGCCTCAACGCGGGCTGATTCCTGGTCGGATCCTTCGGCCGGGGCGGCCGGGGCGGCCGGGGCCGCCGCGGGAGCAGCCGTCGGCGCCGCAGCGCCGGTTGCGGGTTCCGCGCGGTCCGGAGCCGTGACGGCGGCGGGCGCGGCCCCGTCGGCCGGAGGGTCAGCACTGGAAGCCGGTCGCGCGTCCATCGCCGCTCCGTTCCTTCGCGCAAGCAGGGCGGGATCCGCAGCGGCAAGCTGCACCAGCATTCCGTCGGTCGGCGCGTCGAGCGGTGAGACTACGACGAGTTCACCCGCCACCAGTCCAGTTTCCACAATCGCCGATTCCGCCGAGGTTCGGAGCACGTCGACGGTGCGGAACTCGAGCCGGTCGTCAGGCGTGACCACCAGCATCCGGTCACGGCCGCGCAGGGCCTCGCGCGGAAGCACGGCAACGCCGCGGGCCGTGCGCCCGCTGATCTCGGCCTCCACGTACATACCGACCGCAAGCGGGGGGCGGTCCGGATTCGCGCCCTGGGCGTACGGATCCGCGACCTCGGCGACGGCGTGGACCATGCGGCTCACCGAGTCGATCTCGCTTTCGGTGCGGACGATGCGCCCGTTCCACGAGTGTGTCTGGCCAGCGAACGTCGCGCGCAGGGTCACCTGCGGCTGCGCCTGCTGTTCGACGCCGCGATACGACAGTGGAAGGTCGAGATAAGCGAGCTCGTCATCGGGAAGCGGCAGCCGGATTTCCGCAAAATCGACCGCATAGACGGTGGCGACCGAGTCGCCCCTCCGAACGTACTGGCCGATATCGACGTTCTTGGCTCGCATGCGGCCGGCATACGGCGCAATAATCTCGGCCCGCTGGAGATCGCGTACGGCTCGCTCGACACCCGCTTCCGCCGCCGCCACGGCCGCGCGTGCGTCATCGAGCTGCGGCTTGCGCAACGCCAGTTCGCGCGGGTCGCCACGGCCGAGCGTTTCCCATTCCCTCTGCGCCACCTCCGCCTCGGCCTCTTCTTCGGCAAGGCGAAGACGTGCCTGCGCGAGTTGCGACCGTGCGCTGACGAGCTGCTGTTCGTAGTCGAACGGGTCGATCCGAACGAGCACGTCATCCGCTTCGAAGAACCCGCCCTCGACGAAGGAAGGCGCGACCCAGATCACGCGGCCGTCGATCTCGGAAACGAGCTGGCTCTCGGTACGTGGCCGGACCGTTCCCTGGCTCATGACGGTAAGCGGCGCGTCGGTCAGGGCGACCTCGTGGACGCGAACGCCCGGCGGCGTCACCACTGGCGCCAGTGTTTCCACCGGAGGCCGATTCCAGTACATCGTGAGCGCGATGAAGCCGGCCGCGGCAAGGATGATCAGCGGCAGCAGGGCCTGGAGGATGCGAAGGTGTAGGCGTTTCATGGGGCTATTCCAT is a genomic window of Acidobacteriota bacterium containing:
- a CDS encoding efflux RND transporter periplasmic adaptor subunit, producing MKRLHLRILQALLPLIILAAAGFIALTMYWNRPPVETLAPVVTPPGVRVHEVALTDAPLTVMSQGTVRPRTESQLVSEIDGRVIWVAPSFVEGGFFEADDVLVRIDPFDYEQQLVSARSQLAQARLRLAEEEAEAEVAQREWETLGRGDPRELALRKPQLDDARAAVAAAEAGVERAVRDLQRAEIIAPYAGRMRAKNVDIGQYVRRGDSVATVYAVDFAEIRLPLPDDELAYLDLPLSYRGVEQQAQPQVTLRATFAGQTHSWNGRIVRTESEIDSVSRMVHAVAEVADPYAQGANPDRPPLAVGMYVEAEISGRTARGVAVLPREALRGRDRMLVVTPDDRLEFRTVDVLRTSAESAIVETGLVAGELVVVSPLDAPTDGMLVQLAAADPALLARRNGAAMDARPASSADPPADGAAPAAVTAPDRAEPATGAAAPTAAPAAAPAAPAAPAEGSDQESARVEALPQWLEAILDETPPAGANGRPARNERASASAREAPSVDRSVDPGEVAARAETVPAAPRDTARDRRRAAASISALSVLPFDDLSSGREAGLDVDLGVVITEAVTARLAALPGVGVIAGGDDAMWVVGGGIQRIGSMLRVTARLTDARNGAVISAVKVDGTVEALADLQERVADAMADSVRDALASEAGRASGGGADAAAPRRDGGQA